In Helianthus annuus cultivar XRQ/B chromosome 9, HanXRQr2.0-SUNRISE, whole genome shotgun sequence, the following are encoded in one genomic region:
- the LOC110874719 gene encoding plant intracellular Ras-group-related LRR protein 6-like isoform X1, translating into MNENEFESEMRKVSSDPILDPRRKAYLMQNLMTREVPDEVYKSLDAVGEGENWWEAVKLQKLILAHNEIQLLKEDIRNLPLLSVLNVSHNKLSHLPTAIGELKSLEALDVSNNLLNELAEEVGSATALIKFDCSGNQIKDLPCSLGNCLDLSDLKASNNRLTSLPEELSNYSKMSKLDVEGNKLTTLSEKLVASWTFLTELIAAKNALTDIPESIGSLSRLIRLDFHQNKIASIPSSIKGCSLLAESIDDDDFSARLEL; encoded by the exons ATGAATGAAAATGAGTTTGAATCAGAAATGAGAAAAGTTTCCAGTGATCCGATTCTTGATCCCCGAAGGAAGGCTTATCTCATGCAAAACCTTATGACCAG GGAAGTGCCAGATGAGGTATACAAAAGTCTGGATGCAGTTGGTGAAGGTGAAAACTGGTGGGAg GCAGTTAAGTTGCAGAAGCTGATATTGGCTCATAATGAAATTCAGTTGCTAAAGGAAGACATAAGAAACTTACCGTTGTTGTCGGTGTTGAATGTtagccataataagctttctcaCCTTCCAACTGCTATAGGAGA GCTTAAATCACTTGAGGCATTAGATGTGTCTAATAATTTGCTGAATGAGCTAGCTGAAGAAGTTGGATCTGCGACTGCTTTGATAAA GTTTGATTGTTCCGGCAACCAAATTAAGGATCTTCCTTGCTCTCTTGGAAACTGTCTAGATTTATCAGATCTCAAG GCATCAAACAATCGCCTCACCAGTTTGCCAGAAGAACTTAGCAATTATTCAAAAATGTCAAAGTTAGATGTAGAG GGAAATAAGCTGACAACGCTATCTGAGAAATTGGTTGCATCATGGACTTTTCTCACTGAACTTATTGCAG CGAAAAACGCACTTACTGATATCCCAGAGAGTATCGGAAGTCTTTCACGTCTCATTCGCCTTGACTTTCATCAAAACA AAATTGCATCGATTCCATCATCAATAAAGGGCTGCTCTTTGTTAGCAGAATCCATCGACGACGACGATTTCTCGGCTAGATTAGAGCTATGA
- the LOC110874719 gene encoding plant intracellular Ras-group-related LRR protein 6-like isoform X2, giving the protein MNENEFESEMRKVSSDPILDPRRKAYLMQNLMTREVPDEVYKSLDAVGEGENWWEAVKLQKLILAHNEIQLLKEDIRNLPLLSVLNVSHNKLSHLPTAIGELKSLEALDVSNNLLNELAEEVGSATALIKFDCSGNQIKDLPCSLGNCLDLSDLKASNNRLTSLPEELSNYSKMSKLDVEGNKLTTLSEKLVASWTFLTELIAESIGSLSRLIRLDFHQNKIASIPSSIKGCSLLAESIDDDDFSARLEL; this is encoded by the exons ATGAATGAAAATGAGTTTGAATCAGAAATGAGAAAAGTTTCCAGTGATCCGATTCTTGATCCCCGAAGGAAGGCTTATCTCATGCAAAACCTTATGACCAG GGAAGTGCCAGATGAGGTATACAAAAGTCTGGATGCAGTTGGTGAAGGTGAAAACTGGTGGGAg GCAGTTAAGTTGCAGAAGCTGATATTGGCTCATAATGAAATTCAGTTGCTAAAGGAAGACATAAGAAACTTACCGTTGTTGTCGGTGTTGAATGTtagccataataagctttctcaCCTTCCAACTGCTATAGGAGA GCTTAAATCACTTGAGGCATTAGATGTGTCTAATAATTTGCTGAATGAGCTAGCTGAAGAAGTTGGATCTGCGACTGCTTTGATAAA GTTTGATTGTTCCGGCAACCAAATTAAGGATCTTCCTTGCTCTCTTGGAAACTGTCTAGATTTATCAGATCTCAAG GCATCAAACAATCGCCTCACCAGTTTGCCAGAAGAACTTAGCAATTATTCAAAAATGTCAAAGTTAGATGTAGAG GGAAATAAGCTGACAACGCTATCTGAGAAATTGGTTGCATCATGGACTTTTCTCACTGAACTTATTGCAG AGAGTATCGGAAGTCTTTCACGTCTCATTCGCCTTGACTTTCATCAAAACA AAATTGCATCGATTCCATCATCAATAAAGGGCTGCTCTTTGTTAGCAGAATCCATCGACGACGACGATTTCTCGGCTAGATTAGAGCTATGA